In a genomic window of Halorientalis sp. IM1011:
- a CDS encoding permease, which produces MQATVTTQVIEALRIGVGFLWTAAWAIIMGLVITSLVQVYVSKERMAAVLGDGDAVGITKATLFGAASSGCSFGAVAIGKGLFKKGAHVVTFLAFMFASTNLIVELGLMILILLGWEFLVAELLGGVILIAVMAVIVHLTLPETLFDRVREELNERDHDHGVTEDPTCGMEGKDEYSIVTDGGETLKFCSEGCMETYQQAAASGGGWRDELLSWGGWYKVGNQYRKEWSMLYKDVIAGFLISGFVIVFVPQWVWNALFLQGDSLVASAENAVMGVAIAVISFVGSMGNVPFAVALWGGGVSFAGVIAFVYADLITIPVLNVYRKYYGWKVMAYILGVFFVTMAFTGFLMEQLFDALGIVPDLTGGMTASEQTYFELNYTFYLNLIAFALSGFLLYVYRRGLGAPGQYRDPVCGMRTVEEGPTATHNGETYHFCSRSCKRAFEETPENFATIEPVADAGSGGHDHH; this is translated from the coding sequence ATGCAAGCGACAGTCACCACCCAGGTGATCGAAGCGCTTCGAATCGGTGTCGGCTTCCTCTGGACGGCGGCGTGGGCGATCATCATGGGACTCGTCATTACCAGTCTCGTCCAGGTCTACGTCTCGAAAGAGCGAATGGCCGCAGTCCTCGGAGACGGCGACGCCGTAGGAATCACGAAGGCAACCCTCTTCGGTGCCGCGAGCAGTGGCTGTAGCTTCGGTGCCGTCGCCATCGGGAAGGGCCTGTTCAAGAAAGGCGCACACGTCGTCACCTTCCTCGCGTTCATGTTCGCCTCGACGAACCTTATCGTCGAACTCGGGCTGATGATCCTCATTCTGCTGGGGTGGGAGTTCCTGGTGGCCGAGCTTCTGGGCGGTGTGATCCTCATCGCGGTCATGGCAGTGATCGTGCACCTGACGCTTCCGGAGACCCTCTTCGACCGCGTTCGGGAGGAACTGAACGAACGCGACCACGATCACGGCGTCACCGAGGACCCGACCTGCGGGATGGAAGGCAAAGACGAGTACTCGATCGTCACCGACGGCGGTGAGACGCTCAAATTCTGCTCGGAAGGGTGCATGGAGACTTACCAGCAAGCGGCAGCCAGTGGCGGCGGGTGGCGCGACGAACTCCTGTCGTGGGGTGGCTGGTACAAGGTGGGTAACCAGTACCGCAAAGAGTGGTCGATGCTGTACAAGGACGTCATCGCGGGCTTTCTCATCTCGGGGTTCGTCATCGTGTTCGTCCCGCAGTGGGTGTGGAACGCACTGTTCCTCCAGGGCGATAGCCTGGTGGCCAGCGCGGAGAACGCAGTGATGGGCGTCGCCATCGCGGTCATCAGTTTCGTGGGCAGTATGGGCAATGTCCCGTTCGCCGTCGCACTATGGGGCGGTGGCGTCAGCTTTGCCGGCGTCATCGCGTTCGTCTACGCCGACCTAATCACGATCCCCGTCCTCAACGTCTACCGGAAGTACTACGGCTGGAAAGTGATGGCCTACATCCTCGGCGTGTTCTTCGTGACGATGGCCTTCACCGGCTTTCTCATGGAGCAGCTGTTCGACGCCCTCGGAATCGTGCCGGACCTGACAGGGGGCATGACCGCGTCCGAGCAGACGTACTTCGAACTGAACTATACGTTCTATCTAAATCTCATCGCGTTCGCGCTCTCCGGATTTCTTCTCTATGTCTACCGCCGTGGACTGGGCGCGCCAGGGCAGTATCGCGATCCGGTCTGCGGGATGCGGACGGTCGAAGAGGGACCGACCGCGACCCACAACGGCGAGACGTACCACTTCTGTTCCCGGAGTTGTAAACGAGCGTTCGAGGAGACGCCGGAGAACTTCGCGACGATCGAGCCAGTCGCTGATGCGGGGTCCGGGGGACACGACCACCACTGA
- a CDS encoding plastocyanin/azurin family copper-binding protein, with the protein MTNYNRRQFLGVLGAGAVASTGLSQPASAQETPVVKMGNNYFDPIGLHVEPGTTVRFEIAAGAHSATAYENRIPSDASAFDSGTISSGEFEHTFEKPGTYDYYCIPHKSAGMVGRIVVGSRGGPAEDSPIPDGDVPESDAIVKQGAIAYGSSTGDDGNSDGGMMGPGMGSGPGMMNGRNDGWVGGLPFVGGALGVLGLVGGLLYWALGRGDAPSRRDQSAMETLQRRYARGEIDEEEFQKRRERLVEKQEN; encoded by the coding sequence ATGACGAACTATAATCGACGTCAGTTCCTGGGAGTGCTCGGTGCCGGCGCAGTCGCCAGCACAGGCCTCTCTCAGCCAGCGAGCGCACAGGAGACGCCCGTCGTGAAGATGGGCAACAACTACTTCGACCCGATCGGGCTCCACGTCGAACCCGGCACGACCGTCCGCTTCGAGATCGCGGCCGGTGCACACTCGGCAACGGCCTACGAGAACCGGATTCCATCCGACGCCAGCGCATTCGATAGTGGGACCATCTCGTCGGGAGAGTTCGAGCATACGTTCGAGAAGCCGGGCACATACGACTACTACTGCATTCCGCACAAGTCGGCCGGGATGGTCGGTCGCATCGTCGTCGGCAGCCGCGGCGGTCCAGCCGAAGACAGCCCGATTCCGGACGGTGACGTGCCCGAGAGCGACGCGATCGTCAAGCAGGGCGCGATTGCGTATGGATCTAGCACCGGAGATGACGGGAACTCCGATGGTGGAATGATGGGTCCCGGAATGGGGTCTGGCCCGGGGATGATGAACGGCCGAAACGATGGATGGGTCGGTGGGCTGCCGTTCGTCGGTGGGGCACTCGGAGTGCTGGGGCTGGTCGGCGGACTTCTGTACTGGGCACTGGGTCGAGGTGACGCTCCGTCCCGGCGTGATCAGTCCGCGATGGAAACCCTCCAACGCCGTTACGCACGAGGCGAGATCGACGAAGAAGAGTTCCAGAAGCGTCGTGAGCGATTAGTTGAGAAGCAAGAAAACTGA
- a CDS encoding primase-associated protein, whose amino-acid sequence MSRDTPVDDEYTAYRVAALPRDEGAFQLRQLFERGYQRWSVDGEQQPEQLLADVERFTTDAFAPSTRDAAASRPYVDDPGALAVLSTLGAICIMAHPKLEATPPRRLALLGDLRELYVNNIASLVREYEGWALHQEIAETLYAKEPGEDGVHPGRVCTDVTTRPEGSEAYYLEIPLVAASRKCLARADAEGDQQGKIQAHVADNNLYVPVSDFMVKYREYAEDAFDRLLTVQDETLTAEQRSWLTANESAITDRIDRFFEAGQTHRVWTNWSRETRNLRTIINAVAAADDDVAQLGATQTARDLYAALDAYEPERPWEQQACQAISSPRSLGAILSQNREHSSVSVEDARLNRYTLTAFSDGVRPLHVDDLEDLFELPCLAAMDERLQEQKPVRKDLFNLVRMAWWLPQYQDASTAEFISDMKDLFARWPWYDEAETEYQIRYELDNEIDGENPLPMHCSNDDMQRYCIGRDQCPYSIYGSLPFPDDLYEQLDESSHSQPM is encoded by the coding sequence ATGAGCCGAGACACACCTGTAGATGACGAGTACACAGCGTATCGGGTGGCGGCCCTCCCACGGGATGAAGGGGCGTTCCAATTGCGGCAGTTGTTCGAGCGTGGGTATCAGCGCTGGTCGGTCGATGGTGAGCAACAGCCAGAGCAGTTGCTCGCCGATGTCGAACGGTTCACCACCGATGCGTTCGCGCCGAGTACGCGAGACGCGGCAGCCAGCCGTCCCTATGTCGACGATCCAGGCGCGCTTGCGGTCCTGAGTACACTCGGCGCGATCTGTATCATGGCCCATCCCAAGCTCGAGGCGACGCCACCGCGCCGGCTCGCACTCCTGGGTGATCTCCGCGAACTGTACGTGAACAATATCGCCTCGCTCGTCCGCGAGTACGAGGGGTGGGCGCTCCACCAGGAGATCGCCGAGACGCTCTACGCGAAAGAGCCCGGCGAGGATGGCGTCCACCCGGGAAGGGTCTGTACGGACGTGACGACACGCCCCGAGGGCAGCGAGGCGTATTATCTCGAAATCCCACTCGTCGCTGCTTCCCGAAAGTGTCTGGCCCGTGCGGATGCCGAGGGGGACCAGCAGGGCAAGATTCAGGCACACGTTGCGGACAACAACCTCTACGTTCCTGTGTCGGATTTCATGGTGAAGTACCGCGAGTACGCGGAAGACGCGTTCGACCGACTCCTCACAGTGCAGGATGAGACGCTCACTGCCGAGCAACGGAGTTGGCTCACGGCGAACGAATCCGCGATCACCGACCGTATCGATCGGTTCTTCGAGGCCGGCCAGACCCATCGCGTATGGACAAACTGGAGCCGGGAGACGCGGAACCTGCGCACGATCATCAACGCAGTCGCCGCCGCAGACGATGACGTCGCCCAGCTCGGTGCGACCCAGACGGCACGCGATCTCTATGCGGCACTCGACGCCTACGAGCCCGAGCGACCCTGGGAGCAACAGGCCTGTCAGGCTATTTCGTCGCCACGAAGTCTCGGCGCGATTCTCTCACAGAACCGTGAGCACTCGAGCGTCAGCGTCGAGGATGCACGGTTGAATCGCTACACTCTGACGGCGTTCAGCGACGGTGTCCGCCCGCTCCACGTCGACGACCTCGAGGATCTGTTCGAGTTGCCCTGTCTGGCCGCCATGGACGAACGACTTCAGGAGCAGAAACCGGTCCGAAAAGACCTCTTCAATCTGGTGCGGATGGCGTGGTGGCTTCCCCAGTACCAGGACGCCAGTACAGCCGAGTTTATCAGTGATATGAAGGACCTGTTCGCGCGGTGGCCCTGGTACGACGAGGCGGAGACCGAGTACCAGATCCGCTACGAACTCGACAACGAGATCGACGGTGAGAATCCCCTCCCGATGCATTGTTCGAACGATGATATGCAACGGTACTGTATCGGGCGAGACCAATGTCCCTATTCGATCTATGGGAGTCTCCCCTTCCCGGACGACCTGTACGAGCAACTCGATGAGTCGTCTCACTCACAGCCGATGTGA
- a CDS encoding SHOCT domain-containing protein, which yields MTQPITHIGRTARRLAMLAAPLLVAATGTAAAHGSGSYGGGMMGGGWGLFGGAMGLWGLLWIGLLIAVPLYLVSALRNRGSGGNEEQSLSVLRERYARGEFSDDEFDRRRNQLERTG from the coding sequence ATGACGCAACCCATCACTCACATCGGACGCACTGCTCGTCGACTCGCGATGCTCGCCGCCCCGCTGCTGGTCGCGGCGACTGGAACGGCTGCTGCCCACGGTAGTGGGAGCTACGGCGGGGGCATGATGGGCGGCGGCTGGGGCCTCTTCGGCGGAGCGATGGGGCTCTGGGGACTCCTCTGGATTGGGCTCCTCATCGCCGTCCCGCTCTACCTCGTCTCTGCGCTCCGCAACCGAGGATCCGGTGGGAACGAAGAGCAGTCGCTGTCGGTTCTCCGTGAGCGCTACGCCCGCGGGGAGTTCTCGGACGACGAATTCGATCGACGGCGAAACCAGCTCGAACGCACCGGATAA
- a CDS encoding RNA-guided endonuclease TnpB family protein yields the protein MGDDYLRRTAITRPTLTDEQKQLLDTTVNEWQTACNISSQIGWEHGETRKTYLQSLAYDMVLEETRLGSQHAVLATHQAAAALQGVEELEDLDEEYKTSRPEFTAETVKYDTRTMTLFDDGTVSLSTVDDRIRCDLALPDDKDGYQYQYLNDDDWELTESTLTRRDGDYYLHLGFRKPKPEKQVEQQGDDEDRTVLGVDLGIVNIATTSTAYFASGRELRHRHREFEQIRSSLQQTGTQSAHRTIQQMSGRESRYVRDVLHRVANDIIEEAVAHDCEYIAFENLKHIRERAPPVKEFHQWAHRQLVDLVEYKAEEEGICTEYVDPENTSRRCPECGHTSEGNRVRQATFECGKCGATANADYVGAKNVGWRYVRRGLQSSRRTGDSQLALKSGTVTPNRGFVPSD from the coding sequence GTGGGAGACGACTACCTGAGGCGCACCGCAATCACCCGCCCTACCCTCACCGACGAGCAGAAGCAACTGCTCGATACCACCGTCAACGAGTGGCAAACTGCCTGCAACATCAGCAGCCAGATCGGATGGGAACACGGTGAAACGCGGAAAACCTACCTCCAAAGTCTCGCCTACGACATGGTACTGGAGGAGACGCGTCTCGGGAGTCAGCACGCGGTCCTCGCCACCCACCAAGCCGCAGCCGCACTCCAAGGTGTTGAAGAACTCGAAGACCTGGACGAGGAGTACAAGACTTCACGGCCGGAGTTCACCGCCGAGACGGTGAAATATGACACCCGGACGATGACACTGTTCGACGACGGGACAGTCTCGCTCTCCACTGTCGATGACCGCATTCGGTGTGACCTCGCGTTACCGGACGACAAAGACGGCTATCAATACCAGTACCTCAACGATGATGACTGGGAACTCACTGAATCCACGCTCACCCGACGCGATGGAGACTACTACCTGCACCTTGGGTTCCGCAAACCGAAGCCCGAGAAACAGGTCGAACAACAGGGCGACGACGAGGACAGGACAGTTCTCGGCGTCGATCTCGGCATCGTCAACATCGCCACCACCTCAACGGCGTACTTCGCGTCCGGCAGAGAACTCAGACATCGACACCGGGAGTTCGAGCAGATTCGCAGCAGTCTCCAACAGACCGGTACGCAGTCCGCCCACCGTACCATCCAGCAGATGAGTGGCAGGGAATCCCGATACGTTCGAGATGTCCTACATCGGGTGGCCAACGACATCATCGAGGAAGCGGTGGCACACGACTGCGAGTACATCGCGTTCGAGAACCTGAAACACATCAGGGAACGTGCGCCCCCAGTGAAGGAGTTCCACCAGTGGGCGCACCGCCAGCTCGTTGACCTCGTGGAGTACAAGGCGGAAGAGGAGGGCATTTGTACGGAGTACGTCGATCCGGAGAACACGAGTCGGCGGTGTCCCGAGTGTGGACACACGAGCGAAGGGAACCGCGTCAGGCAGGCGACGTTTGAGTGCGGGAAGTGTGGTGCGACGGCGAACGCGGACTACGTTGGAGCGAAGAACGTTGGGTGGCGGTACGTCCGTCGCGGCCTCCAGTCGTCGCGGCGGACGGGCGACAGTCAACTCGCCCTGAAGTCAGGAACGGTGACGCCGAACCGGGGGTTTGTCCCATCCGACTAA
- a CDS encoding SHOCT domain-containing protein, which yields MSSSNQLDTTTIVLLILGAIIVLPVLTMGMGFGGMMGYGGMMGQYGGTGGWWPFVGMLMPLIFLLILLGGGYLVFRRTSETQTSRNPAMEELRTAYARGDLTDEEFESRREKLKRSE from the coding sequence ATGTCTTCATCGAACCAGCTCGATACCACAACCATCGTTCTCCTCATCCTCGGAGCAATCATTGTCTTGCCCGTGCTCACGATGGGGATGGGCTTCGGCGGAATGATGGGGTACGGCGGGATGATGGGCCAGTATGGCGGTACTGGTGGATGGTGGCCATTCGTCGGAATGCTCATGCCGCTCATCTTTCTCCTCATCCTCCTCGGTGGTGGCTACCTCGTCTTCCGGCGCACGAGCGAAACGCAGACATCTCGAAATCCGGCGATGGAGGAGCTCCGCACGGCATACGCTCGTGGCGACCTCACTGACGAAGAATTCGAATCCCGCCGCGAGAAACTCAAACGGTCGGAGTGA
- a CDS encoding DNA primase, with product MTPAWREATRSELHTYYTDTFPAALDAFPTFLSVAGPKQYAIAFRSEYPIRSADAPDRSFVRRDTWQTTASGDRTNQQFESMAALLEFIQYPARADPAQGSEYALVDPDLVDHPAPRPDAVYFALDHWERPWLLAVDIDAKDIAAQRAGADTTAGGVAGIDNEQLQAAGILDSPPEGYPYTFADIEQALEYGFTVQEIFADDFEAAETLVVYSGQGCHVYLLDTDREHRYDEQSREVINDLLLEEYGIPIDPVVTADRRRVMRLPYSLHADVSRIVQPISDPDFDFRTEATPAFLES from the coding sequence GTGACGCCCGCCTGGCGGGAAGCGACGCGGTCGGAACTGCACACCTACTACACGGACACGTTTCCAGCGGCTCTCGACGCATTCCCGACCTTCCTCTCCGTGGCCGGCCCCAAACAGTACGCCATCGCCTTCCGTAGCGAATACCCGATCCGGTCAGCGGACGCACCCGATCGGTCGTTCGTTCGCCGGGACACCTGGCAGACCACTGCGTCCGGCGACCGCACTAACCAGCAGTTCGAATCTATGGCGGCCCTGCTGGAGTTCATCCAGTATCCTGCCCGGGCCGATCCGGCGCAGGGGAGCGAGTACGCCCTCGTCGATCCGGATCTCGTCGACCACCCGGCGCCCCGCCCCGACGCAGTCTACTTCGCCCTCGATCACTGGGAGCGGCCCTGGCTACTCGCCGTCGATATCGACGCGAAAGACATCGCCGCCCAGCGTGCTGGCGCTGACACTACCGCCGGTGGAGTCGCCGGCATCGACAACGAGCAACTCCAGGCTGCGGGCATTCTCGACAGCCCGCCCGAGGGCTATCCCTACACGTTCGCCGATATCGAGCAGGCCCTCGAGTATGGCTTTACCGTCCAGGAAATCTTCGCGGACGATTTCGAGGCCGCGGAGACGCTGGTCGTCTACTCGGGGCAGGGTTGTCACGTCTATCTCCTCGATACCGACCGTGAGCACCGCTACGACGAACAAAGCCGCGAGGTCATCAACGACCTGCTGCTCGAGGAATACGGGATTCCCATCGACCCCGTGGTCACGGCCGATCGGCGCCGTGTGATGCGGCTGCCGTACTCGCTACACGCCGACGTCTCTCGCATCGTCCAGCCTATCAGTGATCCGGATTTCGACTTCCGGACGGAGGCGACGCCAGCGTTTCTCGAGTCATGA
- a CDS encoding thioredoxin family protein: MELSRLTIPNSNVVKLQDRSIRCDRGHPLHPRACGACATQREKNDGIEEKYPDVEFREVDIQKDLERADEYGVRKTPTTLVYANGEQTAEFIGIVERNDLESAIECATGHSSGLVQRLVDVVRKYRPLDQFKPHDEL, encoded by the coding sequence ATGGAGCTCTCTCGGCTTACGATTCCGAACAGTAATGTGGTTAAGTTACAAGACCGTAGTATACGATGTGACCGGGGTCATCCTCTTCACCCGAGAGCGTGCGGAGCATGCGCAACACAACGGGAGAAAAACGACGGGATCGAGGAGAAGTATCCGGACGTGGAGTTCCGGGAGGTCGATATCCAGAAAGATCTGGAACGGGCCGACGAGTACGGCGTCCGGAAGACGCCGACGACACTCGTCTACGCGAACGGTGAACAGACCGCCGAGTTCATCGGCATCGTCGAGCGGAACGACCTCGAGTCGGCCATTGAGTGCGCGACCGGACACTCGTCTGGACTCGTCCAACGTCTCGTCGATGTCGTGCGAAAATATCGACCACTAGACCAATTCAAACCACATGACGAACTATAA
- a CDS encoding DUF302 domain-containing protein, protein MEYTIQTSVTGEFDDVVDTTIAALEDEGFGVLCDIDIQATLKEKLGEEFRQYRILGACNPPLAHEGLTEEIELGTLLPCNVIVYETDDGDIVVSAVDPQQLVGIAGNDSLDSIATEVTERFERVLSAVTDELGSTSEA, encoded by the coding sequence ATGGAATACACAATACAGACGTCAGTCACTGGCGAGTTCGACGACGTCGTCGACACGACAATCGCAGCGCTCGAAGACGAAGGATTCGGCGTCCTCTGTGACATCGATATCCAGGCGACGCTCAAGGAGAAACTCGGCGAAGAATTCCGCCAGTATCGCATTCTCGGTGCATGCAATCCACCGCTGGCCCACGAGGGACTGACCGAAGAAATCGAACTCGGTACACTCCTCCCGTGTAACGTCATCGTCTACGAAACCGATGACGGCGATATCGTTGTGAGTGCCGTCGATCCGCAGCAATTGGTCGGCATCGCAGGCAACGATTCACTCGACTCCATCGCGACCGAGGTCACCGAGCGTTTCGAGCGTGTTCTCTCGGCCGTCACCGACGAACTCGGATCCACGTCGGAGGCCTGA
- a CDS encoding MarR family transcriptional regulator, with amino-acid sequence MNRRRADTVVGGLVAAVIIVGGVLTWQTYQQQQAFEQMGSMMGSSMGAVHGTNPLWYVLGTLLVSAVIGGGYLVVRDELTSTDGPDRSQMEMTNPTDPESVESPEGDTQSAGDINPEAQPQARVLDLLPDDERRILEPVLSSPGITQIEIRDRSDFSKSKVSQTVSALEKRGLLYRERQGRTYRIYPSDNLQGKQAS; translated from the coding sequence ATGAATCGACGGCGAGCAGATACAGTAGTCGGTGGCTTGGTCGCTGCCGTCATCATCGTCGGCGGGGTGCTCACCTGGCAAACGTACCAGCAACAGCAAGCCTTCGAGCAGATGGGTTCGATGATGGGCTCGTCGATGGGAGCGGTTCACGGAACGAATCCGCTCTGGTATGTCCTCGGAACCCTTCTCGTCTCGGCTGTCATCGGTGGCGGGTATCTCGTGGTGCGGGACGAACTCACTAGCACAGACGGACCCGACCGCTCACAGATGGAGATGACGAACCCGACCGATCCTGAGAGTGTCGAATCACCGGAGGGAGACACCCAATCAGCAGGGGATATCAATCCAGAGGCTCAGCCACAGGCTCGCGTGTTGGACCTCTTGCCGGATGATGAACGCCGTATCCTCGAACCAGTTCTTTCCTCGCCCGGCATCACACAGATCGAAATCAGGGACCGCTCGGACTTCTCGAAGAGCAAGGTCAGTCAGACGGTGAGCGCTCTCGAGAAGCGCGGCCTGCTGTACCGCGAGCGCCAAGGGCGGACGTATCGTATCTATCCGAGTGACAACCTACAAGGGAAACAGGCGAGCTAG
- a CDS encoding SHOCT domain-containing protein has protein sequence MAGNTTDRQLGWIVVAIIAALVIIPTFGMGFGMMGTGPMMDGAWDHGMWDGTGQVPTWMFVVGAIMQLGFLAVLITGGYLAYKALINRDGSTDPAIEELRTAYARGELTDEEFEQRRERLERDE, from the coding sequence ATGGCAGGAAACACAACCGACCGACAGCTGGGCTGGATCGTCGTCGCAATTATCGCAGCCCTCGTCATCATCCCGACGTTCGGGATGGGCTTTGGCATGATGGGCACCGGACCGATGATGGACGGAGCCTGGGACCACGGCATGTGGGACGGGACCGGACAGGTCCCAACCTGGATGTTCGTCGTTGGCGCGATTATGCAACTCGGCTTCCTCGCGGTCCTGATTACCGGTGGGTATCTCGCGTACAAGGCACTCATAAATCGGGACGGATCGACTGATCCGGCCATCGAGGAGCTTCGGACGGCCTACGCACGCGGCGAGTTGACCGATGAGGAGTTCGAACAGCGACGAGAACGGCTCGAACGAGACGAATAG
- a CDS encoding heavy-metal-associated domain-containing protein, with the protein MSPTLTVQGMTCEHCEQTVEEALEGVTGVRDAHVDRNAEQVTVDGDADEAQLVAAVEDAGYDASA; encoded by the coding sequence ATGAGTCCAACACTCACGGTCCAAGGGATGACCTGCGAGCACTGCGAACAGACCGTCGAAGAGGCGCTCGAAGGCGTCACGGGCGTCAGAGATGCACACGTCGACAGGAACGCCGAGCAGGTGACGGTCGACGGTGACGCTGACGAGGCACAACTCGTCGCGGCGGTCGAAGACGCGGGATACGACGCGTCAGCCTGA
- a CDS encoding copper-translocating P-type ATPase, whose translation MHEGHEQMFRRRFFVSTLLSIPVLLYSEFLQAQLGFSVPAFPGSEWINPVFAVIVFAYGGVPFLRMAIPEIRDRSPGMMTLISMAISVAFVYSLASVVVPTTSAFFWELVTLIDIMLLGHWIEMRSVRRASSALDELAKLMPDTAERITESGETEEVPVSDLSEGDLVLVRPGASVPADGVVEEGDSDVNEAMITGESKPVSKEPSDEVIGGTVNGDGSLRVRIDATGEETTLAGIMRLVDEAQSSKSNTQVLADRAAGWLFYVAVGAALVTGLAWTVATTFDVSVIERVVTVLVIACPHALGLAIPLVVAINTSLAARNGMLVRDRIAMERARELDAIIFDKTGTLTEGEHGVVGMETVDDVTDEEALALAAAVEGDSEHMIARAIREAAAERDVDAPDATDFEAMKGRGVRAFIDGQEIYVGGPNLLNHLDSEVPPDLAAFADEAGENAQTVVYLVREGNLIAAFAMADVIREESYRVVDALHELDIEVAMLTGDSQDVADAVADELGIDTVFAEVLPEDKDTKVMELQDQGKLVAMVGDGVNDAPALTRADVGIAIGSGTDVAVQSADVILVQNNPLDVVRLVKLSKASYRKMQENIVWAAGYNVFAIPLAAGVLAPIGILLSPAVGAILMSLSTVIVAINAQLLRRVDLSVPSLPGVSPSADARPAD comes from the coding sequence ATGCACGAAGGCCATGAACAGATGTTCCGTCGACGATTCTTCGTCTCCACACTGCTCTCGATTCCCGTCCTGCTGTACAGCGAATTCCTCCAGGCGCAACTCGGCTTCTCAGTCCCGGCATTCCCTGGCAGCGAGTGGATCAATCCGGTCTTCGCGGTGATCGTCTTCGCCTACGGCGGTGTGCCGTTCCTCAGGATGGCAATCCCCGAGATCAGGGACCGATCGCCGGGAATGATGACGCTCATCTCGATGGCCATCAGCGTCGCGTTCGTCTACAGCCTCGCCAGCGTCGTCGTTCCGACGACGTCGGCGTTCTTCTGGGAACTCGTCACGCTTATCGACATCATGTTGCTGGGCCACTGGATCGAAATGCGGTCGGTCCGGCGGGCCTCGAGCGCACTCGACGAACTGGCGAAGCTGATGCCCGACACTGCCGAACGAATTACGGAGTCCGGCGAAACGGAAGAAGTTCCGGTGAGTGACCTCTCGGAAGGGGATCTCGTGCTCGTTCGTCCAGGCGCGAGCGTGCCTGCCGACGGCGTCGTCGAGGAGGGCGATTCGGACGTGAACGAAGCGATGATCACCGGCGAGTCGAAGCCGGTCTCGAAGGAGCCCAGCGACGAGGTTATCGGCGGGACGGTCAACGGCGACGGCAGTCTCCGCGTGCGGATCGACGCGACGGGCGAGGAGACGACGCTGGCGGGTATCATGCGCCTCGTCGATGAGGCCCAGAGCAGCAAGTCGAACACGCAGGTGCTCGCGGATCGCGCCGCAGGCTGGCTGTTCTACGTCGCCGTCGGTGCGGCCCTCGTGACTGGCCTCGCCTGGACCGTCGCGACGACGTTCGACGTATCGGTCATTGAGCGAGTCGTCACGGTACTCGTCATCGCCTGCCCACACGCCCTCGGACTGGCGATTCCGCTGGTCGTCGCGATCAACACCTCGCTCGCCGCCCGCAATGGCATGCTCGTCCGCGACCGCATCGCGATGGAACGGGCTCGCGAACTCGACGCGATCATCTTCGACAAGACGGGGACGCTCACCGAGGGTGAACACGGCGTCGTCGGGATGGAAACTGTCGACGACGTCACCGACGAGGAGGCACTCGCACTCGCCGCCGCGGTCGAGGGCGACTCAGAGCACATGATTGCACGGGCTATCCGGGAGGCAGCAGCTGAACGAGACGTCGATGCGCCCGACGCGACGGACTTCGAGGCGATGAAAGGTCGGGGCGTTCGGGCGTTCATCGATGGGCAGGAGATCTACGTCGGCGGTCCGAACCTTCTGAACCATCTCGACAGTGAGGTTCCCCCGGACCTCGCCGCATTCGCCGACGAAGCCGGTGAGAACGCACAGACCGTGGTCTATCTCGTCCGCGAGGGTAACCTGATCGCCGCGTTCGCGATGGCGGACGTAATTCGCGAGGAGTCATACCGCGTCGTCGACGCGCTCCACGAACTCGACATCGAGGTGGCAATGCTCACCGGTGACTCTCAGGACGTGGCCGATGCAGTGGCCGACGAACTGGGCATCGACACGGTGTTCGCGGAGGTACTCCCAGAGGACAAGGACACGAAGGTCATGGAACTCCAGGACCAGGGCAAACTCGTGGCGATGGTCGGCGACGGCGTCAACGACGCACCGGCATTGACGCGAGCAGACGTCGGGATCGCCATCGGGAGCGGGACGGACGTCGCCGTCCAGTCGGCCGACGTCATCCTCGTGCAGAACAATCCGTTGGACGTCGTTCGGTTGGTGAAACTGAGCAAGGCGAGCTACCGGAAGATGCAGGAGAACATCGTCTGGGCGGCTGGCTACAACGTCTTCGCCATCCCGCTCGCTGCTGGTGTCCTCGCGCCGATCGGTATCCTGCTCTCGCCGGCCGTCGGCGCTATCCTGATGTCGCTTAGCACTGTGATCGTCGCAATCAATGCCCAGCTACTCCGGCGAGTGGACCTTTCGGTTCCGAGCCTTCCGGGTGTGTCTCCATCTGCGGATGCGCGACCGGCTGACTGA